The following are encoded in a window of bacterium SCSIO 12643 genomic DNA:
- a CDS encoding cytochrome P460 family protein produces MRRVFEKTLFLGLVFIVGALVSCKHDPVVSESNIDRELYEMALKTDGYTWFKNSSIPLGRSSGSGHSAPLLRTRFNNIASAKLDSAGRIIDGSVFPTGSVIVKELLNADQSLERYAMLFKDPTNQYADANGWVWGYIFPGGDVSISATEKGGVCIGCHSQSGNIDYMLMNKFYP; encoded by the coding sequence ATGAGAAGAGTATTCGAAAAAACACTGTTTTTGGGTTTGGTTTTTATAGTTGGTGCTTTGGTATCATGTAAACATGATCCAGTGGTGAGTGAATCAAATATTGATAGAGAATTGTATGAAATGGCTTTGAAAACGGACGGTTATACCTGGTTTAAGAATTCGAGTATTCCATTGGGCAGAAGTTCCGGAAGTGGACACTCAGCACCACTATTAAGAACTCGTTTTAATAATATTGCTTCTGCAAAATTAGATTCCGCTGGTAGAATCATTGATGGATCGGTATTTCCAACCGGGTCCGTGATTGTTAAGGAACTTTTGAATGCAGATCAAAGTCTGGAGCGTTATGCTATGTTATTTAAAGACCCTACCAACCAATATGCGGATGCTAATGGATGGGTTTGGGGATATATATTTCCGGGGGGGGATGTATCGATATCAGCAACCGAAAAAGGCGGAGTATGTATAGGATGTCATTCGCAAAGTGGGAATATTGACTATATGCTAATGAATAAGTTTTACCCTTAA
- a CDS encoding RluA family pseudouridine synthase: MISNTDFKSAILSGYQKINSIPPTPRVFTLSVKKKFDGFQLIDVYCQSFSHVDKTFWENKINTGNLTLDGKKVSPNHTVRAGQITQHTSPYKPEPLISYDLNLIHANNEFWVINKPSPLPVHAGGRYLNHTLKKLLETSFPKQQFHLINRLDANTTGLVLVALNKQIAQNLNEQFQKQQVTKTYLALVEGTPEKNQFSSTKSIGKEKTPAGGRKIEAGKDSFTEFKIQNKFNDKTLLEVTPHSGRTNQIRLHLADIGLPIVGDLGYKNPAYFDQKPLTYDQDTLFLHSWKLKFKSPFSEIEFEFEAPINTKWTPYI, translated from the coding sequence ATGATTTCAAATACTGATTTTAAATCTGCGATCTTAAGCGGCTATCAGAAAATAAATTCCATTCCCCCTACTCCTCGAGTTTTCACCCTATCCGTAAAAAAGAAATTTGATGGATTTCAATTGATTGATGTTTATTGTCAATCATTTTCTCATGTAGATAAAACCTTTTGGGAAAATAAAATCAATACAGGAAATCTTACTCTAGATGGGAAAAAGGTTTCTCCTAATCATACTGTACGCGCAGGACAAATCACACAACACACATCTCCTTATAAACCTGAACCTCTAATAAGTTATGACTTGAATCTAATTCATGCGAATAACGAATTTTGGGTCATCAATAAACCATCTCCTCTGCCAGTACATGCAGGAGGCAGATATCTCAATCACACATTAAAGAAATTATTGGAAACCAGTTTTCCCAAACAACAATTTCATCTCATCAATAGACTGGATGCCAATACTACAGGATTGGTACTTGTTGCATTGAACAAACAGATAGCACAAAACCTAAATGAACAATTTCAGAAGCAGCAAGTCACAAAAACGTATCTAGCTCTTGTGGAAGGAACTCCTGAAAAGAATCAATTCTCCAGCACCAAATCCATTGGAAAAGAAAAAACACCCGCTGGTGGTCGAAAAATTGAAGCTGGAAAAGACTCATTTACCGAGTTTAAAATTCAAAATAAGTTTAACGATAAAACTCTTCTGGAAGTTACTCCTCATAGTGGACGTACCAATCAAATCAGACTCCATTTAGCCGATATTGGGTTACCTATCGTTGGAGACCTCGGTTATAAAAACCCCGCGTATTTTGATCAAAAACCTTTAACCTATGATCAGGATACACTTTTTCTCCATTCCTGGAAGTTAAAGTTTAAATCTCCATTCTCTGAAATAGAGTTTGAATTTGAAGCTCCTATAAATACAAAGTGGACACCTTATATTTAA
- a CDS encoding phosphoheptose isomerase: MSEKTSKNLHKVVNEKGENLSPALPEDIKNYLIDIDGTITDDIPNEEPERMATCAPYPDALEICNKWYDEGHMITFFTSRTEEHREVTEKWLKANGFRYHGILFGKPRGGNYHWIDNHMVRATKFNGKFTDLVTKTKKIEVFER; the protein is encoded by the coding sequence ATGTCAGAGAAAACATCAAAAAACTTACATAAAGTGGTGAACGAGAAAGGTGAAAACCTTTCTCCTGCACTGCCAGAAGATATCAAAAACTATCTCATTGATATAGATGGTACAATTACAGATGATATTCCTAACGAGGAGCCTGAAAGAATGGCCACTTGTGCACCCTACCCGGATGCTTTGGAAATCTGTAACAAATGGTATGATGAAGGACATATGATTACATTCTTTACGTCCAGAACAGAAGAACACAGAGAAGTTACTGAAAAATGGCTTAAAGCCAACGGATTTCGCTATCATGGGATTCTATTTGGAAAACCAAGAGGAGGTAACTATCATTGGATCGATAATCACATGGTACGCGCCACAAAATTTAATGGTAAGTTTACCGATTTAGTGACAAAGACTAAAAAAATTGAAGTTTTTGAGAGATAA
- a CDS encoding D-2-hydroxyacid dehydrogenase — translation MKVLANDGISPVGEQMLKDAGYTVETKTVAQDQLTDYINSNDVSILLVRSATKVRQPMIDACSGLKAVGRGGVGLDNIDVDYAKDNNVDVFNTPGASSQAVAELAIGHMLSLARGLHDSNRQMPINGETEFKSLKKKYAKGIELRGKTLGVIGLGRIGQQTAKYALGMGMKVIGTDSFAKEVHIDLGIEGCNTPVKISSIPFDDLLAQSDFISLHVPAQADGKPVIGKAEIEKMKEGVILINLARGGIIGESDLLEALDNGKVRGAAIDVYDNEPNPNGDILKHESLSLTPHTGAATVEAQDRIGEELANYIITNFPIN, via the coding sequence ATGAAAGTTTTAGCAAATGATGGTATTTCTCCGGTTGGAGAACAAATGCTTAAAGATGCGGGGTATACCGTTGAAACAAAAACTGTTGCACAAGATCAACTGACAGACTATATCAATAGCAATGATGTTTCCATTTTATTAGTAAGAAGTGCAACCAAAGTACGTCAACCTATGATTGACGCTTGTTCAGGTCTAAAAGCCGTTGGACGAGGTGGGGTTGGATTAGATAACATTGATGTGGATTATGCTAAAGACAATAATGTAGATGTATTTAATACACCAGGAGCATCATCTCAAGCGGTAGCAGAATTGGCTATAGGACACATGTTAAGTTTGGCCAGAGGATTACATGATTCTAACAGACAAATGCCAATCAACGGGGAAACAGAGTTTAAGTCATTAAAGAAAAAATACGCTAAAGGTATTGAACTACGTGGCAAAACACTTGGCGTAATTGGTTTGGGAAGAATTGGCCAACAAACTGCCAAGTATGCACTAGGAATGGGTATGAAAGTAATTGGTACAGATTCTTTTGCAAAAGAAGTTCATATTGATTTAGGTATTGAAGGATGTAATACCCCTGTAAAAATTTCAAGTATTCCATTTGACGACTTACTGGCACAATCTGATTTCATAAGTTTACACGTACCAGCACAGGCTGATGGTAAACCGGTAATTGGCAAAGCTGAAATTGAAAAAATGAAAGAAGGTGTTATCCTAATCAATTTAGCTAGAGGCGGTATCATTGGTGAATCTGATCTTTTAGAGGCTTTGGATAATGGAAAAGTAAGAGGTGCTGCAATTGATGTATACGATAACGAACCGAATCCAAATGGGGATATCTTAAAACATGAAAGCTTGAGTTTAACACCTCATACCGGTGCTGCAACTGTTGAGGCTCAAGATAGAATTGGTGAGGAATTGGCTAATTATATTATTACCAACTTCCCAATAAACTAA
- the serC gene encoding 3-phosphoserine/phosphohydroxythreonine transaminase, with the protein MSKVHNYSAGPCILPQEVLKQASEAVTNFDNLNLSILEISHRSPSYVKVMDNAIAMVKEMLNVPDNYSILFLQGGASTGFLMTIYNLLKEGGSAAYADTGTWSSKAIKEAQRFGDIHIVASSKDKNYNYIPKGFEIPSNADYFHFTSNNTIYGTQYKEFPQFDGIKVCDMSSDIFSRQINVADFDLIYAGAQKNLGPAGATLYIVKDDIFNHSGRNIPAMMDFKTHASKDSMFNTPPVYSVYVAMLNLQHMLKNGGLSYYEKLAQDRADMLYHEIDSNPLFEGTAAKEDRSNMNATFVLTDESYKDQFDQLWNGANISGIKGHRSVGGYRASMYNALPLESVEVLVNVMKKLNS; encoded by the coding sequence ATGAGTAAAGTTCATAATTATAGTGCCGGGCCATGTATTTTACCACAAGAGGTGTTAAAACAGGCTTCCGAAGCAGTTACCAATTTTGACAATTTAAACCTATCCATTCTTGAAATCTCACATAGAAGTCCTTCTTACGTAAAAGTAATGGATAACGCCATTGCCATGGTAAAGGAGATGTTGAATGTACCGGATAATTATTCGATATTGTTTCTTCAAGGTGGTGCAAGTACCGGCTTTTTAATGACTATCTATAATTTACTTAAAGAAGGTGGTTCTGCTGCATATGCAGATACTGGAACATGGTCATCTAAAGCGATTAAAGAAGCTCAAAGGTTTGGAGACATCCATATCGTAGCTTCCTCAAAAGACAAAAACTATAATTACATTCCTAAGGGATTTGAAATCCCATCCAATGCGGATTATTTCCACTTTACTTCAAATAACACAATTTACGGTACACAATACAAAGAATTCCCTCAATTTGACGGAATAAAAGTATGTGATATGAGTAGTGACATTTTCAGTCGTCAAATCAATGTAGCCGATTTTGACTTAATCTATGCCGGAGCACAAAAGAATTTGGGACCTGCAGGAGCTACCTTGTATATCGTAAAAGATGATATCTTCAATCATTCAGGAAGAAATATTCCTGCAATGATGGATTTCAAAACACACGCCTCTAAAGATTCTATGTTCAACACACCTCCTGTATACTCTGTATATGTGGCGATGTTAAATCTTCAGCATATGTTAAAAAATGGAGGTCTATCCTATTATGAAAAACTAGCTCAAGACCGTGCGGATATGCTTTATCATGAAATTGATAGCAATCCTCTATTTGAAGGTACAGCAGCCAAAGAAGATCGTTCAAATATGAATGCGACTTTCGTACTTACAGATGAATCTTACAAAGATCAATTTGATCAACTTTGGAATGGAGCCAACATTTCAGGTATAAAGGGACATAGATCAGTAGGTGGATACCGTGCTTCTATGTATAATGCCCTTCCATTGGAAAGTGTAGAAGTATTAGTAAACGTAATGAAAAAATTAAACTCTTAA
- a CDS encoding RNA-binding S4 domain-containing protein: MRIDKYLWCIRLFKTRSLATKAVKDGKIMVNEKVVKASKELETNDSISIKYTPTVRVFKVLGFPKSRVGAKLVPDYMKEITPQENLDLLNEINQQKKVNSYFGIKGRPTKRDRRNIMKTLEQRNYYGEDES; the protein is encoded by the coding sequence ATGAGAATCGATAAATATCTATGGTGCATTCGACTATTTAAAACCAGAAGTCTAGCTACAAAAGCAGTTAAAGATGGAAAGATCATGGTCAATGAGAAAGTCGTCAAAGCGAGTAAAGAGCTAGAAACCAACGATTCCATCTCTATAAAATATACTCCAACTGTTCGGGTATTCAAAGTATTGGGCTTTCCTAAAAGTCGTGTCGGTGCCAAATTGGTTCCTGATTATATGAAAGAAATTACCCCTCAAGAAAATTTGGACTTATTAAATGAAATCAACCAACAGAAAAAAGTCAATTCCTATTTTGGTATTAAAGGTCGTCCCACAAAAAGAGATCGTAGAAACATTATGAAGACATTGGAACAAAGAAATTATTACGGTGAAGATGAATCCTAA
- a CDS encoding LPP20 family lipoprotein — MKTLKTLSIIFAAGILSAGVVGCKGKKDAGPAKGEVLVDVYCSGPEYFTDKKFFRANAIGESLDQMVAKKKAMANARAQLATDMSSTMKIVGDNYVKSSEFNNKEEVTETFQQNARTVVDQSLNGIRVICEKQTRTAEGKYKTYIAIELSADEILSKYNERLSKEESLKADYNYEKFKETFDAEMAKIGK; from the coding sequence ATGAAGACATTAAAAACATTATCGATCATTTTTGCAGCCGGAATTCTATCTGCAGGTGTAGTAGGATGTAAAGGAAAAAAAGATGCAGGACCTGCAAAAGGAGAAGTATTAGTTGACGTTTACTGCTCAGGTCCTGAGTACTTCACCGATAAAAAGTTTTTCAGAGCAAATGCAATCGGAGAATCTTTAGACCAAATGGTGGCTAAGAAAAAAGCTATGGCTAACGCAAGAGCTCAATTGGCTACAGATATGAGTTCAACAATGAAAATTGTTGGTGATAACTATGTGAAATCATCTGAATTCAACAACAAAGAAGAAGTTACTGAAACATTCCAACAAAACGCACGTACAGTTGTGGACCAGTCTTTAAACGGAATCAGAGTAATTTGTGAAAAACAAACCAGAACTGCTGAAGGTAAATACAAAACTTATATCGCGATTGAGCTTTCTGCTGACGAAATCTTATCAAAATATAACGAGCGTTTATCTAAAGAAGAATCTTTAAAAGCAGATTATAACTACGAAAAATTCAAAGAAACTTTTGACGCTGAAATGGCAAAAATTGGAAAATAA
- a CDS encoding glycosyltransferase — protein MKVLVLLSRIPWPLEKGDKLRAFHHIKVISQKHEVILVCLTDSTPHPDAIDNLSPYCEEIHFIKLSKLGIFWNLATSVFNDKPFQVNYFYQKKAQKKVDQIIEKHMPRHLFVQLVRTAEYVKKYHVIDSTFDYMDAFSMGAERRIKKAIPGIKTLLVIEATRLKKYENYVFNQFTNTTIISETDRNLIEHPDNNEIVILPNGVDFDRFKKDSQIDKEYDLVFTGNMSYPPNIKAAHFLANEIIPLLIEKYPNIKLAIAGTNPHASVKRLASKNVIVTGWMDRITDAYNKARIFIAPMQIGTGMQNKILEAMAMEVPCITSQLAGNAIKATHEQNILIGDAPNDYVGYITQLMENQDLAKKITSNALNFVRYNYNWETNSTPILNLIEKN, from the coding sequence ATGAAAGTTTTAGTACTATTATCCAGAATCCCATGGCCATTGGAAAAAGGTGATAAATTACGTGCCTTTCACCATATCAAAGTGATTTCACAAAAACATGAGGTGATCCTGGTATGTCTTACTGACTCTACTCCACACCCGGACGCCATAGATAATCTTTCTCCATATTGTGAAGAAATTCATTTCATTAAGCTTTCCAAGCTGGGAATTTTTTGGAATCTAGCTACTTCGGTATTCAATGACAAACCTTTTCAGGTAAACTATTTCTATCAAAAAAAGGCACAGAAAAAAGTCGATCAAATTATTGAAAAACACATGCCTAGACATTTGTTTGTGCAATTGGTGCGAACAGCCGAATATGTCAAAAAATACCATGTCATTGACTCTACCTTTGATTATATGGATGCTTTCTCTATGGGAGCTGAAAGAAGGATCAAAAAAGCAATTCCTGGAATCAAGACATTGTTGGTTATCGAAGCAACTAGACTAAAGAAATATGAAAACTATGTCTTTAATCAATTTACAAATACTACAATAATTTCTGAAACGGACAGAAATCTCATCGAACATCCGGATAATAATGAAATCGTAATTCTTCCAAACGGAGTAGATTTCGATAGATTTAAAAAAGATTCTCAAATCGATAAAGAATACGATCTGGTCTTTACCGGAAATATGAGCTATCCTCCTAATATCAAAGCTGCTCATTTTTTAGCCAACGAGATTATTCCATTATTGATTGAAAAATATCCAAATATCAAATTGGCTATTGCTGGAACTAATCCCCATGCATCGGTGAAAAGACTAGCTTCAAAAAACGTTATAGTTACCGGATGGATGGATAGAATTACAGATGCTTATAATAAAGCCCGCATTTTTATCGCGCCAATGCAAATTGGTACCGGAATGCAAAACAAAATTCTAGAAGCGATGGCCATGGAAGTTCCATGTATCACATCTCAACTGGCGGGAAATGCCATTAAAGCCACCCATGAGCAAAACATTTTAATTGGGGACGCTCCAAATGATTATGTAGGATACATTACCCAATTAATGGAGAATCAGGATTTAGCAAAAAAAATCACTTCTAATGCTCTTAATTTTGTGCGTTATAATTACAACTGGGAAACCAATAGCACTCCTATTTTAAACCTCATTGAAAAGAATTAA
- a CDS encoding glycosyltransferase family 4 protein — MKVLQLCHKIPFPPNDGGTLATYQLAKAMIDMGWEVKILSIATSKHPYTEMPLDPVFKKTVPEYIEVDTTPKVSALLKSVWKKDNYIVNRFDHPDFANLIQKTLGENTYDLVVFEGTFTAPYIDLVKKNSDAILMMRSHNVEFQLWEDRILNETHALKRFLLQSPVKQLKQFELNELKKFDVVATISMSDKAYFNSYFGLSKTIYVPFGISLPDEMVVDDDTENKIVFLGALDWEPNVNGLKWFLNEVWPIIRAKNPNIQFYIGGRNAPKDFGEQLPEGVIFHGEVADAHSFILSGQLMVVPLFEASGIRIKIIEGLALGQVIATTSKGAQGIPAQNEKDILIADTPKQMAREILDTLKSSNKSESISKHARILAEQEFDISRTQKKLLEMVQTFKK, encoded by the coding sequence ATGAAAGTGCTTCAATTATGTCATAAAATACCGTTTCCTCCAAATGACGGTGGAACTTTGGCTACCTATCAATTGGCTAAAGCCATGATTGATATGGGATGGGAAGTTAAAATATTAAGTATTGCTACCTCCAAACATCCATACACAGAGATGCCCCTGGATCCGGTATTTAAGAAAACAGTTCCTGAATATATTGAAGTGGACACCACTCCCAAAGTGAGTGCACTACTCAAAAGCGTTTGGAAAAAAGACAACTATATTGTCAATAGATTTGATCATCCTGATTTTGCGAATCTGATTCAAAAAACACTTGGAGAAAACACTTATGATTTAGTCGTTTTTGAAGGAACTTTTACTGCTCCGTATATTGATCTGGTTAAGAAAAATAGTGATGCTATCTTAATGATGCGTTCTCATAATGTGGAATTTCAATTATGGGAAGATCGAATATTAAATGAAACACACGCGCTAAAACGTTTTCTACTTCAATCTCCGGTAAAACAACTCAAGCAATTTGAATTAAACGAATTAAAAAAATTCGATGTTGTAGCCACCATTAGCATGAGTGACAAGGCCTATTTTAATTCATACTTTGGGTTGTCAAAAACCATTTACGTTCCATTTGGTATTTCCCTGCCTGATGAGATGGTGGTAGACGATGATACTGAAAATAAAATTGTTTTTCTGGGAGCTCTGGACTGGGAACCCAATGTCAATGGATTAAAATGGTTCTTAAACGAAGTATGGCCAATCATCAGAGCTAAAAATCCAAATATTCAATTTTATATCGGTGGTCGAAATGCACCAAAAGATTTTGGAGAACAGCTTCCTGAAGGCGTTATTTTTCACGGTGAAGTGGCCGATGCCCATAGTTTTATTTTAAGTGGCCAACTCATGGTCGTTCCTCTGTTTGAAGCCAGTGGTATTCGAATCAAAATCATTGAAGGACTGGCGTTGGGGCAAGTCATTGCAACTACCTCAAAAGGTGCGCAGGGGATTCCTGCTCAAAATGAAAAAGATATTCTCATTGCGGATACACCAAAACAAATGGCACGTGAAATCTTGGATACTTTGAAATCCTCAAATAAATCCGAAAGCATTTCAAAGCATGCCAGGATTCTTGCGGAACAAGAATTTGATATTAGCCGTACGCAAAAGAAATTATTGGAAATGGTTCAAACTTTTAAGAAATGA
- a CDS encoding LptF/LptG family permease, translating into MLKKLDIFIIKTYLGPFIMTFFITLFIFEMQFLWNYLEDMVGKGLEAIVLIELFAFASANLVTMALPLAVLLSSIMTFGNLGENYELVAMKSSGISLNRIMRPLLIFNLIISSMAFYHSNYVMPVANLKFKTLLYDVMHQRPALEFKPGVFYKGIDGYVIRIKEKDDDGQNMRSIQIYDHSEHNGNKQVTLAERGKMALSPDQRYLIFDMYNVKQYKENKGKTHPFTYSEIDQHTVRFDLSSFQFNRTDDDLFKDHYEMLNLDQLVASMDTLNFKLDERLSDYRKSMHNRLQIYSDSNVAVNGLPEDTTSTLDVFEGMNDREKIGIYSTAINIARSSKTYSESIDDETEMRLKRIHLHEIEWHKKFTLSIACLVLFFIGAPLGAIIRKGGLGMPVVFSILIFIIYHIISMSGMKLVKQGELPAIIGMWMATATLVPLGIFLTYKATTDSVLLDSSFYSSLTNKLKKIFAPILKIFKKNKEA; encoded by the coding sequence CATTTTTGAAATGCAGTTCCTTTGGAATTATTTAGAAGACATGGTTGGAAAAGGTCTGGAAGCTATTGTCCTAATTGAACTATTTGCTTTTGCGTCTGCGAACCTTGTTACCATGGCGCTGCCTTTAGCCGTTTTGCTAAGCTCTATTATGACGTTTGGTAATCTTGGTGAGAATTACGAATTAGTAGCGATGAAATCTTCCGGGATTTCACTCAACCGTATCATGCGACCACTTCTGATATTCAACCTCATCATCAGTAGTATGGCATTTTACCATTCTAATTATGTAATGCCTGTTGCCAATCTTAAGTTTAAAACATTGCTTTATGATGTGATGCATCAAAGACCGGCATTAGAGTTTAAACCGGGAGTTTTTTATAAGGGGATCGATGGCTATGTCATTCGCATCAAGGAAAAAGATGATGATGGACAGAACATGCGTAGTATTCAGATTTATGATCATTCTGAGCACAACGGGAATAAACAGGTTACCTTAGCTGAAAGGGGTAAAATGGCATTATCTCCGGATCAAAGATATCTGATCTTCGACATGTATAATGTAAAACAATACAAGGAAAATAAAGGGAAAACACATCCATTTACGTATTCAGAAATTGATCAACATACGGTAAGGTTTGACCTTTCTTCTTTCCAGTTTAACCGTACTGACGATGATCTGTTTAAAGATCACTATGAAATGCTTAATCTGGATCAGTTAGTCGCTTCAATGGATACCCTCAACTTTAAGCTAGACGAAAGATTATCAGATTATAGAAAATCTATGCATAATAGATTACAAATTTATTCAGACTCAAATGTGGCCGTTAATGGACTCCCTGAGGATACAACTTCAACATTAGACGTTTTTGAAGGAATGAATGACAGAGAAAAAATTGGGATCTATTCTACCGCAATCAATATTGCGCGTTCGTCTAAAACATACTCGGAGAGTATTGATGATGAAACAGAAATGAGATTAAAAAGAATTCACTTACATGAAATTGAATGGCATAAAAAATTCACGCTTTCAATTGCTTGTTTAGTATTATTCTTTATCGGAGCCCCATTAGGAGCTATTATTCGTAAAGGTGGTTTAGGAATGCCTGTAGTATTTTCTATTCTTATATTCATCATCTACCACATTATATCGATGTCGGGAATGAAGTTGGTTAAACAGGGAGAATTGCCAGCGATTATCGGAATGTGGATGGCCACTGCAACTCTGGTACCTTTGGGAATCTTCCTCACCTATAAAGCCACAACCGATTCGGTTTTATTGGATTCTTCATTTTATTCTTCTTTGACCAATAAGCTCAAGAAAATTTTTGCACCGATTTTAAAAATTTTCAAAAAAAATAAAGAAGCCTAA